In the genome of Desulfomonilaceae bacterium, one region contains:
- the lpxA gene encoding acyl-ACP--UDP-N-acetylglucosamine O-acyltransferase: MIHPTAIIDPGAVVDPTASIGAFSIIGAKTKIGAEVQIGPHVVIEGNTTIDVKTQIYQFASIGAPPQDLSYSGEDTRVEIGKGCLIREFVTIHRGTIRGKGVTRIGDGCYLMAYCHVAHDCILGEGVIMANSAHLGGHIEIGRKAILGGIVAVHQFVRIGEFALVGGVSGVAKDVPPYTLASGSRIYVYGLNEVGLRRNGFSPQTIRTLKRAFKIALRSSLRLDEAVRRIREEMSDTPEALHFADFLATSKRGPARVSLSRHAFRKN, encoded by the coding sequence ATGATTCACCCTACAGCTATAATTGATCCCGGGGCTGTTGTTGATCCCACAGCGTCTATTGGCGCCTTTTCGATTATCGGGGCGAAGACCAAAATCGGCGCCGAAGTCCAAATAGGCCCGCACGTAGTGATAGAAGGCAACACCACGATTGACGTAAAAACCCAGATATACCAGTTTGCGTCAATCGGCGCTCCGCCTCAGGATCTCTCTTATAGTGGTGAAGATACTCGTGTCGAAATCGGTAAAGGTTGTCTCATCCGTGAGTTTGTGACTATACATAGAGGCACAATTAGGGGAAAAGGAGTCACGAGAATCGGTGATGGATGTTATTTGATGGCCTACTGTCATGTGGCGCACGACTGCATCTTGGGTGAAGGCGTGATAATGGCTAACTCCGCTCATTTGGGAGGCCATATTGAAATAGGCAGGAAGGCGATTCTTGGCGGCATAGTAGCGGTTCATCAGTTTGTCAGAATTGGAGAATTCGCCCTTGTAGGAGGAGTTTCAGGAGTTGCGAAGGATGTCCCACCCTACACTTTGGCCTCAGGGTCGCGAATCTATGTATATGGTTTGAACGAAGTCGGTTTGCGGAGAAATGGGTTTTCTCCTCAGACGATCAGGACTCTGAAGAGAGCTTTCAAGATTGCGTTGCGCTCATCATTGAGACTCGACGAGGCGGTCAGAAGAATTCGTGAAGAAATGTCAGATACTCCGGAGGCTCTGCATTTTGCTGATTTCCTGGCCACCTCCAAGAGAGGACCAGCCAGGGTTTCCCTTAGTCGTCATGCGTTCAGGAAAAACTGA
- a CDS encoding OmpH family outer membrane protein, translating into MTRHRTLISLSIAMLILSLAFGTCLAQAPLTIAFVDLQQFQAKSKRIQEMQKHFSELNNIKRTGLEKKQNELKALTEQLQKQGPMLKEDTRNEKIKEIGMKEMELKLAQKQAETELQNEARALDETMMRDLVKIIGDVRKQKKLSLILNSTSAILAADDSLDITDEVVKIYDASAPTKPAAADKSKPAAGPKPKAPK; encoded by the coding sequence ATGACCCGTCACAGGACCTTGATCAGTTTGTCGATCGCTATGCTAATTCTTTCTTTGGCCTTTGGAACATGCTTGGCTCAGGCGCCACTTACTATCGCTTTTGTGGACTTGCAGCAGTTCCAGGCGAAGTCCAAACGTATTCAGGAAATGCAAAAACACTTCTCTGAACTGAACAACATCAAACGGACCGGCCTTGAAAAAAAGCAAAATGAGCTTAAAGCTCTTACCGAGCAACTTCAAAAGCAGGGACCGATGTTGAAGGAAGATACCCGTAACGAGAAGATAAAAGAAATCGGCATGAAAGAGATGGAATTGAAACTAGCTCAGAAGCAGGCCGAGACTGAGCTGCAAAATGAGGCTCGAGCTTTGGATGAGACGATGATGCGCGATCTTGTAAAAATAATTGGCGATGTGCGTAAACAAAAAAAGCTTTCGCTGATTCTTAATTCTACTAGCGCAATTCTCGCAGCGGATGATTCCTTGGACATCACGGATGAAGTCGTAAAAATTTATGACGCCAGCGCTCCAACGAAACCGGCAGCGGCAGACAAAAGCAAGCCGGCAGCGGGCCCTAAACCGAAAGCTCCCAAATAG
- the lpxD gene encoding UDP-3-O-(3-hydroxymyristoyl)glucosamine N-acyltransferase, translated as MTLTLREIADFLGCESSEVTGPEISGAKPLEFASENDVSYVADAKFLAALEASKAGAVLVPHNLGPPGRPFIRSRNPEADFARLTALFYSYVRRKDVSISGDASVHQSAVISEGVSVDPFAVIGANSVIGEGSTIGSNSVVGEGVTIGRDTVIFPNVTIYRDVKIGSRVIIHAGAVIGSDGFGFARDLDANGRPINIKKFHSGSVEIQDDVEIGALTAIDRGLAGVTTICKGAKIDNLVQIAHNVSIGEGTVIASQVGVAGSSSIGSFGMVGGQVGVRDHVRVGDGVILATRVGIYRNVPNGSVMAGSIPAMPHKIFLRVQSLFKRLPELLERIRNLERIVSQNPKEKE; from the coding sequence ATGACGCTCACTTTAAGAGAAATAGCGGATTTTCTTGGCTGTGAGTCATCTGAGGTTACAGGGCCGGAGATCTCTGGGGCCAAACCTTTGGAGTTCGCCTCAGAGAACGACGTTTCTTACGTGGCGGACGCCAAGTTTCTGGCAGCGCTTGAAGCCAGCAAGGCTGGAGCCGTTTTGGTTCCTCATAACCTTGGACCTCCGGGGCGACCTTTTATAAGATCCAGAAACCCGGAAGCTGACTTTGCAAGACTTACAGCTCTGTTCTACAGCTATGTGCGGAGAAAAGACGTCTCAATTTCTGGCGACGCGTCGGTGCATCAGTCTGCGGTTATCTCGGAAGGCGTTTCCGTGGATCCTTTCGCTGTGATCGGAGCCAACTCTGTGATCGGTGAAGGTTCAACTATCGGTTCTAACTCCGTGGTCGGTGAGGGAGTCACAATTGGTAGGGACACGGTAATATTTCCCAATGTAACCATTTATCGCGATGTCAAAATCGGTTCTCGCGTTATCATCCATGCTGGAGCGGTCATCGGATCGGATGGCTTTGGTTTTGCTCGTGATCTGGATGCAAACGGTCGTCCGATAAACATTAAGAAGTTTCATAGCGGGTCAGTGGAAATTCAGGACGATGTGGAAATAGGGGCATTGACGGCGATTGACAGAGGCCTTGCCGGGGTCACCACTATATGCAAGGGCGCAAAAATCGACAACCTTGTTCAAATAGCGCACAACGTCAGCATAGGGGAAGGAACGGTTATCGCTTCTCAGGTAGGGGTAGCTGGAAGCTCCTCAATTGGATCTTTTGGAATGGTAGGTGGGCAGGTTGGTGTCAGAGACCATGTCAGAGTGGGCGATGGAGTGATTCTGGCGACGCGCGTGGGAATCTACAGAAATGTTCCGAATGGGTCGGTAATGGCTGGCTCTATTCCTGCGATGCCTCACAAAATATTCTTGCGGGTCCAGTCGCTTTTTAAACGTTTGCCGGAACTGCTTGAAAGAATAAGAAATCTGGAACGTATTGTGTCACAGAATCCTAAGGAAAAAGAATGA
- the lpxI gene encoding UDP-2,3-diacylglucosamine diphosphatase LpxI (LpxI, functionally equivalent to LpxH, replaces it in LPS biosynthesis in a minority of bacteria.), which produces MPSNIGVIAGAGDLPLRITKEACERGFDPVVLAFDGFTNREIEQIAIKVHWLKLGQLDKAIKLLKQSSINRVVMAGKIDKSNLLRLWNLRPDRRAIRVIRSLTDWRDDTVLAAIADELGREDITIDSITLWASNLMAAEGVLTRKKPSKHQMEDVLFGRDMALAIGALDIGQTVVVKNRAVIVVEAIEGTDKAILRAGALNIPNSIVVKMAKPNQDMRFDVPGIGPSTVRNMITAGAKLLAVEVGKTMIADPEDTIRMADEARICIMGIPPSGPIT; this is translated from the coding sequence ATGCCTTCGAACATCGGCGTTATCGCCGGAGCCGGGGATCTTCCGTTACGTATCACTAAAGAAGCCTGTGAAAGAGGTTTTGATCCAGTAGTTCTAGCGTTTGATGGATTTACGAATCGGGAAATTGAACAGATTGCGATCAAGGTCCATTGGTTGAAATTGGGACAACTTGATAAGGCCATCAAGCTCCTTAAGCAAAGCTCGATCAATCGAGTGGTAATGGCCGGTAAAATAGACAAGAGCAATTTGCTGCGTTTGTGGAACCTTCGTCCGGATCGCAGAGCAATCCGGGTGATTCGTTCCCTGACTGACTGGCGGGACGACACCGTACTTGCAGCTATAGCTGATGAGCTTGGGAGAGAAGATATAACCATTGACAGTATTACTCTGTGGGCTTCTAATCTTATGGCTGCCGAAGGCGTCCTTACACGAAAAAAACCTTCCAAGCATCAAATGGAAGACGTTCTTTTCGGTCGTGACATGGCGCTGGCTATCGGCGCGCTTGACATCGGTCAGACGGTTGTCGTCAAGAATAGAGCCGTGATCGTTGTGGAAGCTATAGAAGGCACTGACAAAGCCATATTGAGGGCGGGAGCGCTCAATATACCAAACTCGATAGTTGTCAAGATGGCTAAACCCAATCAGGACATGCGCTTTGACGTTCCAGGGATAGGCCCTTCAACTGTTAGAAATATGATTACTGCGGGCGCCAAATTGTTGGCGGTCGAAGTTGGCAAGACCATGATAGCGGATCCGGAAGATACGATTCGTATGGCCGATGAGGCCAGAATTTGCATCATGGGAATTCCTCCCTCGGGACCCATAACGTAG